The following are encoded in a window of Paenibacillus polymyxa genomic DNA:
- a CDS encoding FtsB family cell division protein, producing MRNSSVDRHSSSTSKSNAGGRRRIMIWLLSLAAFGSWAIFTFFSQGMIMADRSEQLTQKEKQKQAATQTEQQLQTEVNRLKDPEYIGEIARSKYGLYKPEETPIIGDQK from the coding sequence ATGCGTAATTCGTCTGTAGATCGCCATTCATCTTCTACGTCCAAGTCCAACGCGGGCGGGCGCAGGCGAATCATGATTTGGTTGCTATCGCTTGCCGCCTTTGGTAGTTGGGCAATTTTTACCTTTTTTTCTCAAGGCATGATTATGGCCGATCGAAGTGAACAGCTCACCCAGAAGGAAAAGCAGAAGCAAGCTGCTACACAAACGGAACAACAGCTTCAAACCGAAGTGAATCGTCTGAAGGACCCTGAGTACATTGGCGAGATTGCCAGAAGCAAGTACGGTCTTTACAAACCGGAAGAGACGCCAATCATCGGAGATCAAAAATAG
- a CDS encoding S1 domain-containing RNA-binding protein, whose product MAIEVGTKLEGKVTGITHFGAFVDLSGGVTGLVHISEIADNYVKDVNDHLKINDVVTVKVINVDKDGKIGLSIKQTIDKPASEARPPRAPRPERTGGPGGGDRFGGGGSGPSQGRGGGGGGFNRDRGGRSFKPAPGKPSFEDKMSRFLKDSEERISSLKKNTEGKRGGRGAKRV is encoded by the coding sequence ATGGCAATTGAAGTGGGCACCAAGTTAGAGGGCAAAGTGACAGGCATCACGCATTTTGGAGCATTTGTGGATTTGTCTGGAGGTGTCACGGGTCTCGTTCACATCTCGGAAATCGCCGATAACTATGTTAAGGATGTTAACGACCACCTGAAGATTAATGATGTTGTGACGGTGAAAGTCATTAATGTTGACAAAGATGGCAAAATCGGACTTTCCATTAAGCAAACGATTGACAAGCCGGCAAGTGAAGCCCGTCCCCCAAGAGCTCCAAGACCGGAGCGTACAGGAGGACCAGGCGGAGGCGACCGTTTCGGCGGTGGAGGTTCAGGTCCAAGTCAAGGACGCGGTGGTGGTGGCGGTGGTTTCAACCGCGATCGTGGAGGCCGTTCTTTCAAGCCTGCACCGGGTAAACCTTCATTTGAGGATAAAATGTCACGCTTCCTGAAAGATAGTGAGGAACGCATTTCGTCGCTGAAAAAGAACACCGAAGGTAAACGCGGAGGACGCGGCGCGAAGCGTGTTTAA